Within the Leptotrichia sp. oral taxon 498 genome, the region ATGCAAAGAGAGGAGTATCTTGATCAATATATGAAATTTAATATTTCAAAAAAAGAAGAAAGAAAATGGTTAAAAGAAAAAGTAGAGAAAATACTATCAACAATAAGTGAAGTGAAGAATATAAACTTAAAATATGATAAATACTGGAATATTCTATATATATTAACTGAAACTTTAGAAGATAATCATCTTTTAGATAAAACAATAAGTGCGTTTGAAAAAGATTTAAAATATCTAGATATATTTTCAATTAACATGATATTGGAAATGATTCATGATAATAAAAAAATATGGAAAAATTTTAAAAAGAAATTAAAAAAAATAATACAAAATAATGATATAAGTAAAAATGAAATTATATCGAAAGAACATAATAAATTAAAGGGAATTCAGTTTTTGACAGAAGATGAAGTAATAAAAAGATACAGAGAAATTTTATCTAAATTACAAAGTTAAATATTAAAATTTTTTTTAACACATAATAAAAAATAACATAATCGTCGCTACAAGAAAAGGAGCGACAGTTCTTGAAGAAGGATCTGATGGAGTATTCCGAGTTCTTAAAAATGTGACAAAACCTTCAAAAAATGTATCTAGGAGACTGCCACATAATACAACTTCCAGCACAACAGAAGTTACAGGCCATACAAGAAATGTTGAAAGAATTACACAGACAGCAGGAAATGCGGCTAAAAATTTAAAAACTCCTGCTATAGAATACAAAGCTCCTTCCAAACCAAATGCTGTTGAAAAAATAACAACAAATATAGAGATAACTGGTTCAAAAGGCAAAAATGTTGAAATCATAAAAAAATAGATGGGAACTCTACCATAACAATAGAAAAACATATGTCAGACATACTGCCAGCATACATAATTGACGATATAGCAAAAGGCGGAATGGGAAGAACTTTAAGAATAGGAAACGGAAGTTATCTTGAAAATTATGGCGGAGGAAAGGCTTCAAATGAAGTGCCACCATTTGTAAACAGGGAAAATATTCATAGAAATAACAGTACTCAAAATTATGAATTTAAGTCTCAAAATAATGGCTCAAGTGGTTCAAATAGCGGAGGTGGAGGAAGTGGCTCTAAAAAAAGTATTGAACCTCCTGTGAAGGATAATAGCAAGATTTATACATTGGAATCACAAAATGCAAATTGGAAACTTAAACCAGAAATTCCAAGAACAGCAGTAAAAAATTCTGAAGGTAATTATACATTAGGTAGAGGTAATGAGTGGAGTGTAAATAATACTGTAACTTCTGTTAAAAAAATGGAAACTTCCGGTTTAAATGATGTATACAAGGTTGAGATAAATAATGGAATCACACCTAATTATGCGATAGTTAATGGGCAAAATTTTTTAACTATGAAAGAATACAATAATATTGCTACTAAAATGTCTAATTCTATAAAACCTTTAGAAGCTATAAAAGATCCTGTTTTAAATGTAGATAAAATAAGAAGTTTTCTAAAGACTCATGAATCAAAATATTTAAAATCAAGTTACAAAGCGGATGATTTATCAATTGCAACTGCAAAAATTGTAACAACTGATGGTAAAGTAGAAAATATTTTATCAGTTAATGGTAAAGCATGGAATGGGAATGCTCCAAAAGAAGTTACTATTAATAATGTGAAGTACAAGGTTATTATTAAGGACAGTGAATCAGTAAAGACATATACAGGGATTTCTCGAAATGGGAATAAAGTATCGAATCTAAACCATGCAGAGAAGAAACTGGCAAGCTATATTCAGGATAATTATTCAGGTAAGGGGGTAAAAGTAGATATTGGAGTCCAGAATACATCAAAAGAAGTGAGAGGTATGTGTCCAAACTGTAATTCTTCAATGTTTGATTTTGCAAAAGATAATCCTGATATGAGAATAACCATTTATGAAGGAACAACAGGAATAAATCCGTAAGAGAAAGGAAGACAAGATGAATAAAAGATACATGGATATACTAAAAGAATATCTAAAAAAAAACGAAAGAAAGGCAATAGGATACAGTGAAGAAGAAATAATTAAGATTGAAAAGCTGTATGATATAGAAGCAAAAGGAGATTTCAGGGAGTTCTTAAAATATGCCGGAAGATGTGGAGGAGGATTACTTGAAGATTATACAATAATTCTTTATAGAGAACTTTGGAGTATACAGTCTTTCTTAAGAAAAAATTATTTTGGATTTATAGATGATGAAGATTTTGAAGAAAAAGTATTTTATGATGAACTGAAAAGAAAGCCATTCATATTTTCAATAGAAATGGAAAACTATTATTTTTATATAAGGACAGCAGATGATGATTTAAAGGTATACTGTTTTGATGAGAATGAAGAAAAGATAAAGGATACTGGAATGGATTTTAATGAATACATGGTTGATTTAGTAGAAAGATACAATCCTGAATTAAAACCTATATTGGAAATTCCATCAATAGGAGAACTTCTGGTACAGTGTGATACATCTGAAAAAAGAATTACAGGATTAAGGGAAATAAGGGAATATATATCTTCAGAAAGAAAAGAAAACAAAGAGCTTTTTATCCTTCTTGAAAGATATCTTGAAAAGAACAGGAAGGAATTTACAGGATACAATGATGATGAGATAAGAGGAATAGAAGAATTATATGATATAGAAGTGAAGGGAGATTTCAGGGAATTTTTAAGTATAGCAGGAAAAAGTTTGGGAGGATTGTTAGGAGAAGAAGAATTGTCATTATATAATGACTGGAGTATAAGAGAAAGAATAGTGTTACAATATGATTTTCAGGAATATGTACAAAAAGATAAATTTCGTGGAAAAGGAAGAGATGGTAAACCTTTTATAATTGACTTAAAAAGTAATTCTGAATACATTTTTATAACTACAAGGGATAATGATTTAAAAGTATATCATTACAGCAGAGAGAACAGGACTTTAAAGGAAACAGGAATGAATTTCAGTGAATATGTTGCAGATTTAATTAAAAGATATAATCCGGAACTTGAAGAGTTAAAAGATGTTTCAGTATCTGGAGATATTATAAACATATAATAAAGTTTTCTTCATTTCTGAGTGATAGTTTAGTGAAAAGCTAAAGAACTGTTATATTAAAATAATACAAAAAAGTTTGAACTTAGGAAATAAAAAGAAAGGTAAGTTAATAATAGAGGGGATTGGAGTGTACCCAAAATCTTGGACAAATAATTTGAAAACTTGTTTTCTATTTATTAAAACTTAGTTTAAGAAAAGTAATTTGAAAAAAGTACATAGATGAATTTAAAATGTTAATTTTAGAATTATTAGAAGAAGGAAAAATAGAAATTATAAAAAAATAAAGCTATATTTTCAAATAATCGTTGTTGTAAAAGACAACGGTTATTTTTCTCAAATTCTTCATATATTCAAAATAATTAATACAAAATATTTTGATTATATCAAATTCACTCATATAACTCTTGTAAGTCAAAATTTTCATTCAAGACATAGGGTTTTGGTTTTATACTAAAAATGAATTTTTTGAGCTGTATAGATGTTATACGAGCTTTTTAAATGATATTTTTTATGGTTAGATAGAATATTTCTAAAATTCATAGTAAAAGAACAGTAAAACTAAAATTTTTAATTTTTTTCTTTAAAATAGATAAAATTTAAACAAGACAAAATCATTTTTTTTTGTTATAATTAATATAAATCACAAAAAGAAAGCGAGAACGAGAAAAATATGAAAAAAATCATAGGAATTAATCCTGTAACAGAAGTTTTAAAATCCGATAAAAACATTGAAAAACTTGAAATTTATAAAAAAGTTAAAAAAGAAACTATAAAAAATATTTTAAATTTAGCAAGTAAAAAAAATATAAAAGTTTTTTATAACGACAAAAGAAGTGAAAATTCACAAGGTGTCGTCGCAATTATCTCAGATTTTGACTACTATGTTGACCTAAACGCATTTTTGGAAAAAGTTTTGAGAAAAGAAAAATCAAAAATAGTAATTTTAGATCAAGTTCAAGATCCAAGAAATTTTGGTGCAATAATCAGAAGTGCTGAATGTTTTGGAGTTGATGGAATAATCATTCAAGACAGAAATAGTGTAAAAGTGACAGAAACAGTCGTAAAATCATCGACAGGAGCGATAGAACACATGGATATTGTAAAAGTTACAAATATCTCAGATACAATTGATAAATTAAAAAAATATGGATATATGGTTTATGGTGCTGAAGCGAATGGAGAGTGCTACTACTACGAAGAAAAATATCCAAATAAAGTTTGTCTTGTACTTGGAAGCGAAGGAAATGGAATGAGAAAAAAAGTTAGAGAGCACTGTGATAAAATTGTAAAAATTCACTTAAATGGAAAAATCAATTCTTTGAATGTATCTGTCGCAGGTGGAATTTTACTTGCTGAGATGTCTAAATAAAAAATTATATATAGAAAAAGAAGGAGAAAAAATGTCAGTTGGAATTGAAACATTTATAACATTTGGAATATATTTATTATTTTTAATAGGAATAGGAGTATATTTTTACACAAAAACAGATACACACGAAGATTATGTGCTAGGCGGAAGAGGTGTTGGTTACTGGGTTACAGCAATGTCAGCTCAAGCCAGTGATATGAGCGGATGGCTGCTTTTAGGACTACCTGGAGCTGTTTATTTATCTGGATTAAAGCAAATATGGGTCATTGTAGGTCTTACCATCGGAACATATTTAAACTGGAAATTCGTTGCGCCAAAACTTAGAACTCAAACGGAAGAACACGATGCACTGACAATTCCTACATTTTTATCAAGAAAATCAGATGACAAAAAAGGATATGTAAAAACTTTTTCTGCAATTGTAATATTATTTTTCTTTACAATTTATTCTGCTTCGGGTTTGGTTTCAAATGGAAAATTATTTGAATCACTGCTTGGAATTGACTATAAATTAGGAGTTTTACTAGGTGGTGGAACTATTATTATTTACACTTTTTTAGGTGGCTATCTAGCTGGAGTTTGGACTGATTTCTTTCAGGGAATACTTATGTTTTTTGCAATAATTGTCGTTCCTGTCGTTGCATATTTCGTAGTTGGCGGAAATAAAGGAATTGAAACTGCCATGGTTCAAAAACATATTTCTTTAAATCTTTTAAAATATCCTGAAGCACTTAGTTTACCTGTCATTATTTCAGGACTTGGATGGGGACTCGGATATTTTGGACAGCCGCACATAATTGTAAAATTTATGAGTATTAAAGATGTAAATGAACTTTGGAAAGCACGGCTTATTGCAATGGTGTGGGTCATCATTTCCCTTGTCGGCTCAATTGCAGTTGGACTTACAGGAATGGCACTTTATCCTGATATAAAAACAATTTCAGGTGATGCTGAAAAAATCTTCATTTACATGATTGGCGGACTTTTCAATCCTTGGGTTGCAGGAATTTTGTATGCTGCGATTTTATCAGCCATAATGTCAACAATTTCCGCACAATTATTGGTTGCTTCAAATACTTTGACGGAAGATTTTTATAAATACATTGTAAAGAGAGAAAAAAGCCACAAAGAGCTTATTTGGGTTGGAAGAATATGTATAATTTTAATTTTTATCGTTGCAACAATTTTGGCAATGAATCCAAATTCACAAGTTTTATCACTAGTTTCATACGCTTGGGCAGGTTTTGGAGCTGTATTTTCTCCTGTTATTTTATTCATTTTATACAAGAAAAATTTACATTGGAAAAATATATTAATTTCAATGCTTATCGCAACTGTCACAGTTATTTTCTGGAATCAAAGCGGACTTGGAAAAACAGTCTACGAAATCGTTCCTGGATTTATAATAAATTCTTTAACTTTGTATATTTTGGAAAAATTCAGTGAAAAAAATTCTTCAAATTAACTATAAAAATTTTAAATTTGTTAAATAATATTTTATTTAAATAAAATAAAAAATTATCTTGAAATGACAGGAATAAAAATATTTCTGAAATTTTAAGATAATTTTTTTATAATTTTTTATTTATAATTTTCATTATTTCATCATTAATTTCTTCAATAGATTTTAACTTTCCATTATTTACGCAAGAAATTATTTCCCAGCTATATTTTAGTGCAAGGCTTTTTGCCGTTTCATATGATTTTCTCAAATACTCTTTATCTTTTTCATGAATATCCTTTTTAATTTCTCCAGTTATTTTATTTTCCCGATTTTTCATAAGTTCATCACTAATTTCAAAAGGAATATCCAAAAAAAACACAATATCAGGCTTAGGCAAACCAATTTTATTCCACTCTAAATCGACTAACCATTTCAAATATTTTTCTTTTTCAATTTCGTTATCTATTTTTGGAACTTGATGAATCATATTTGAAATTGTATATCTGTCACTTACAACTATTCCTCCACCGTTATAAAAATTTTCCCACTCCATTTTATAAGAAGCAAATCTATCGACTGAATAAAGAACTGAAGCCGCATAAGCATTCACACTTTGAGCTTTTTTTCCAAATTCACCCGCAAGATACATTTTTACTGGTTCCGAAGCTTTACTGTCATAATTTGGAAAAGATATTTTTTTTATTTTTTCTTTTCCTTTTAATTTACACAATTTTTTATATAACAATTCTGTCTGTGTCTGCTTTCCACTTCCATCCGTTCCTTCAATAATTATTAATTTTCCCATCTTTCTTTAATTCCTTTTTCTATAATTTTTTTTATATTATATTTTTTTATATTATAACATATTTAAAAAATTTTTTCTAAAGTTTAAAAATAAAAAAAAGAGACTGTTCTAAAATTCAACTTTTAGAACAAAGTCTCTAATTTATTAATTATTCAAACTATATGGTCCTTGTTTCAAGCTATTTGTCGCATTTTTTGGATTTGTCAATAAAGATTTATAGCTAAAAAATATACTTCCTTTGACTGCTGGATAATTTCTGTTAAAATTAATTTGATTTACCAATTCTTTTGCATTTTTCCATTCATTTACTTTATAGGCAGCTTGTCCTATGTATAAATCAGTATTTGTTTCAGCTGCATATTTACTCCACCATTTTACTAAAGTGTTGTATTCAGCAACTTTAAATCCTTGATTCCAGTAGATTTGCGGTGCAACATAGTCAATCCAGTGGTTATTCATCCAAAGTAAAATATCTGCATACAAATCATCATAATTTTGAACTCCAGCTTTCGTTGCAGAACCTCTTGCGGGATCTGTTGAATCATTTCTCCAAACACCAAAAGGACTTATTCCAAATTCCACATTAGGATTTTCTTTTTTTATTTCTTTGTGCAATTTTTCAATCAGTGTATTTATATTATTTCTTCTCCAATCTCCAACATTCGAGAATTTTTTCCCATATTTTTGATATTGTGCAGAATCTGGATATTCTTCATTTTTCACTTTATATGGATAAAAATAATCATCCATATGAACTCCATCAACATCATAATTTTTTACAACTTCAACAATACTATTTACAACATAATTATTAACTTCTGGAATTCCAGGGTTTAAGTAAACTTTTCCACCATATGTCACGGTCCATTCAGGTTTTTTCTTACCAATACTTTCACTTGATAACTTTTCTCTTCCACCAGTCGCAGTAAGTCTGTAAGGATTAAACCAAGCGTGAAACTCTATTCCTCTTTTATGAGCTTCTTCCACCATAAATTTTAATGGATCATATCCAGGATTTACTCCTTGAGTTCCAGTTAAATAACGAGACCAAGGTGCGTATTTCGATGGATAAAAGGCATCAGATTCTGGTTTAATTTGCACAAATACGGCATTCATATTCCAACTTTTTACATTGTTAAGAATTGAAATAAACTCCGCTTTTTGTTTTTCTACACTAAGACCTGGTTTTGACGGCCAATCTATATTACTTACACTTGCAACCCACACACCTCTCAACTCTTTAGGTTTTGCTATTTTTGCATTATCTATTTTTGTTGCATTCTTATTTCCACTAACTACTAAATTAGCGGCATTTAGCGACGTTACTGTCAAAATTGAAATTACTAATAATGATAATTTTTTTACTATTGATTTCACTAAAAAACTCCTTTCTGAATATGTTCTTCACTATAATTTTAATACATTTATTGAATTTTTGCAACTTTTTTTCAGATTTTTTACAAGATTATAATATATTAAAATCAATTAATACTGGCAAGTGATCAGAAAGTTTTGTTTGAATAACTTTAAAATTATTTATTTTTATTTCTTGTGAACAAAGTATAAAATCAAGTTCTTTTTTAGGTTTCCAACTTGGAAAAGTTGGCTGTGAATTAACATTTGAATTTTTTAATCCTGACGCTTTTAAAAACATCGCAAGTTCATCATATCCCCAAAAAGCATTAAAATCTCCAGCAACAATCACAGGCTTTTTCGCACTCTTTACCAAATCATAGAGCTGAACTATTTGTTTTTGGCGAGTTTTTCCTCCCAATGCCAAATGTACTAAAAATACTATCACTTTTTCAGTTTCAACTTCGATTATCAATTTTTTCATTCCACTGTCTAAATAATGAAATTTTTTCTTCACTATTTCACTTTTTGAAAGCAAAGCATTCCCCTGTTTACGAACCATAGGAAATTTCATATATTTTGAATTTTCTTCGTATTTATACTGAAAAACATTGTTATTTCTCGTAATTCTCGCAAGGACGGCAGCCTGATTTTTACTTTTCATTCTAAAAGAACCTAAATCAACTTCTACAAGTCCCACTATATCAGGTTTATATTTATTTATGAGACTTCCAATTTTGTGAATATGCCAGTTTGAGCGGCCTAAGTATCCTCTGATATGCTTAAATGGCTGATTTAGATATTTTCCTGTCCCATAGCGTATATTATACAAGAGAAATTTCATTTTTATCACTTCTTTCCGCTAACCTTTATTTT harbors:
- a CDS encoding SMI1/KNR4 family protein — its product is MNKRYMDILKEYLKKNERKAIGYSEEEIIKIEKLYDIEAKGDFREFLKYAGRCGGGLLEDYTIILYRELWSIQSFLRKNYFGFIDDEDFEEKVFYDELKRKPFIFSIEMENYYFYIRTADDDLKVYCFDENEEKIKDTGMDFNEYMVDLVERYNPELKPILEIPSIGELLVQCDTSEKRITGLREIREYISSERKENKELFILLERYLEKNRKEFTGYNDDEIRGIEELYDIEVKGDFREFLSIAGKSLGGLLGEEELSLYNDWSIRERIVLQYDFQEYVQKDKFRGKGRDGKPFIIDLKSNSEYIFITTRDNDLKVYHYSRENRTLKETGMNFSEYVADLIKRYNPELEELKDVSVSGDIINI
- the rlmB gene encoding 23S rRNA (guanosine(2251)-2'-O)-methyltransferase RlmB, which produces MKKIIGINPVTEVLKSDKNIEKLEIYKKVKKETIKNILNLASKKNIKVFYNDKRSENSQGVVAIISDFDYYVDLNAFLEKVLRKEKSKIVILDQVQDPRNFGAIIRSAECFGVDGIIIQDRNSVKVTETVVKSSTGAIEHMDIVKVTNISDTIDKLKKYGYMVYGAEANGECYYYEEKYPNKVCLVLGSEGNGMRKKVREHCDKIVKIHLNGKINSLNVSVAGGILLAEMSK
- the putP gene encoding sodium/proline symporter PutP — translated: MSVGIETFITFGIYLLFLIGIGVYFYTKTDTHEDYVLGGRGVGYWVTAMSAQASDMSGWLLLGLPGAVYLSGLKQIWVIVGLTIGTYLNWKFVAPKLRTQTEEHDALTIPTFLSRKSDDKKGYVKTFSAIVILFFFTIYSASGLVSNGKLFESLLGIDYKLGVLLGGGTIIIYTFLGGYLAGVWTDFFQGILMFFAIIVVPVVAYFVVGGNKGIETAMVQKHISLNLLKYPEALSLPVIISGLGWGLGYFGQPHIIVKFMSIKDVNELWKARLIAMVWVIISLVGSIAVGLTGMALYPDIKTISGDAEKIFIYMIGGLFNPWVAGILYAAILSAIMSTISAQLLVASNTLTEDFYKYIVKREKSHKELIWVGRICIILIFIVATILAMNPNSQVLSLVSYAWAGFGAVFSPVILFILYKKNLHWKNILISMLIATVTVIFWNQSGLGKTVYEIVPGFIINSLTLYILEKFSEKNSSN
- a CDS encoding dTMP kinase encodes the protein MGKLIIIEGTDGSGKQTQTELLYKKLCKLKGKEKIKKISFPNYDSKASEPVKMYLAGEFGKKAQSVNAYAASVLYSVDRFASYKMEWENFYNGGGIVVSDRYTISNMIHQVPKIDNEIEKEKYLKWLVDLEWNKIGLPKPDIVFFLDIPFEISDELMKNRENKITGEIKKDIHEKDKEYLRKSYETAKSLALKYSWEIISCVNNGKLKSIEEINDEIMKIINKKL
- a CDS encoding glycoside hydrolase family 10 protein, encoding MKSIVKKLSLLVISILTVTSLNAANLVVSGNKNATKIDNAKIAKPKELRGVWVASVSNIDWPSKPGLSVEKQKAEFISILNNVKSWNMNAVFVQIKPESDAFYPSKYAPWSRYLTGTQGVNPGYDPLKFMVEEAHKRGIEFHAWFNPYRLTATGGREKLSSESIGKKKPEWTVTYGGKVYLNPGIPEVNNYVVNSIVEVVKNYDVDGVHMDDYFYPYKVKNEEYPDSAQYQKYGKKFSNVGDWRRNNINTLIEKLHKEIKKENPNVEFGISPFGVWRNDSTDPARGSATKAGVQNYDDLYADILLWMNNHWIDYVAPQIYWNQGFKVAEYNTLVKWWSKYAAETNTDLYIGQAAYKVNEWKNAKELVNQINFNRNYPAVKGSIFFSYKSLLTNPKNATNSLKQGPYSLNN
- a CDS encoding endonuclease/exonuclease/phosphatase family protein, whose product is MKFLLYNIRYGTGKYLNQPFKHIRGYLGRSNWHIHKIGSLINKYKPDIVGLVEVDLGSFRMKSKNQAAVLARITRNNNVFQYKYEENSKYMKFPMVRKQGNALLSKSEIVKKKFHYLDSGMKKLIIEVETEKVIVFLVHLALGGKTRQKQIVQLYDLVKSAKKPVIVAGDFNAFWGYDELAMFLKASGLKNSNVNSQPTFPSWKPKKELDFILCSQEIKINNFKVIQTKLSDHLPVLIDFNIL